The bacterium DNA segment GCTTTCCGGCGCCACCGCCGCCCTGATGACGGACATGCTAGGCACGGTGATGGACGAGGGGACGGGATCCTCGGCGCGCTGGCGTCACAACTTCCGCGCCCCGGCGGCAGGCAAGACGGGGACGACCAACGCCTACACGGATGCCTGGTTCGTGGGCTACACACCCCTGTTGGCCTGCGGCGTCTGGCTGGGCCACGACGACCCGCGCTTCAGCCTGGGGTCGGGCATGGCCGGCGGCCAGGCCGCCCTGCCCGTCTGGGCGCAGTTCATGCGTGAGAGCTATCTCCGCCTCCAGCTGCCGGAGCTGCCCTTCGAGCGGCCGGCGAGCATCGTCGAGCTGGACATCTGCGCCGATTCATACGAACTGGCGGGGCCTTTCTGCCCGCACACGATTCGCGACCGCTTCCTGAAGGCCTACCAGCCGACCGGCGGCTGCACGCTTCACCGGATCAACTGAGGGGCGGATCCGGCCGGCCCGCCCGCGACCTGCGGTGACGGAACATCGTCCACGCGACGTCCTTGACTGGGAGGAGATGATGAGAGCACAATGGTTTTTGACGCTGTTTGTCCTGCTGGCGGCTTGGCCGGTGCGCGGCCAGGCCACTGATGCGGCGGCCTTGATCGCCCGGTGCGACGACGCCTGCGCCCGCTACGACCTCGAGCAGTCCCAGGCCCTGGCCGTCCAGGCCCTGGCCGCGGCGCCGAGCGCTTATGATGGCATGTGGCGTCTGGTGCGGGCCCAGGTGGATCTGGGCGAGCAGGCCCAGGACGCCGGGCGCGACGAGGAGGCTGAAGCCTGGTTCACGAAAGCCCTGGCGCAGAGCAAGGAACTGGCCGCCCGCCACCCGGGACAGAGCATGGCCCACTACTACCGGGCCTTGGCCCTGGGCCGGCGCGCCCTCTTCGCCGGCAGCCGTGAGGCCGTCCAACTGTCCCAGGATGTGGAGAAGGCGGCGCTCAGGGCCCTGGAGCTGGACCCCGGCAATAGCCGGGCGCACGGCCTGATTGGGCGCTACTACCGCGAAATGGCCCACCTGAGCTGGGTGAAGCGCAAGCTGGCCGAGACCCTCTTCGGCAAGCTGCCCGAGGGGGGCGACGAGCTGGCCCTGGCCCACCTGCGCCAGGCCGTCGCCCTGGAGCCGGGCTGGGTCTTCGCCTGGTTCGAGCTGGGCGAGACGCTGTCGGTGATGGGCCGCCCGGCCGAGGCGCGCGAAGCCTTCACCAAGGCCGTCCAATTGCCGAAGACAGACCACCGGGACGACCGGCTCAAGGCCGAGGCCCGGCGCCGGCTGGGTTGATGGCCGACCGATCCGCCGAGGGCACGGAGGCCGACCGCCTGTCCCGTGAGACCGGCGCCCGCCGCAAAGCCGGCGTGGGCGCCATGTTCGACCGCATCGCGGCGCGCTACGACCTGCTCAACCATCTGCTAAGCGGCGGCACCGATCTGCTCTGGCGGCGTCACGCCGTGCGCGCCCTGGAGGTGAAGGCCGGCGGTCTTTATCTGGACCTGGCCGCGGGAACAGGCGATTATGCCTTCACCATCCTGGCCCGCCAGCCTGACTGCCGCGTGCTGGCCCTGGATTTGGCGCCGCGCATGCTGGAGCGCATGGGGGAGAAGGCGCGGCGCCGTGGTCTGACGGAGCGGGTATGCCTGCTGCGGGGCGACGGAGAACGCCTGCCCCTGGCCGACGCCAGTCTGGACGGGTTGGCCATCGGCTACGGCATCCGCAACTTCCCGGACAAGCGCCAGGCTCTGCTCGAGTGCGGACGAGTCCTCAAAGCGGGCGGCCGCCTGGCCATCCTCGAACTGGCCGGCATACCCCATCCCCTGCTACGGCGCCTCTTCGGCCTCTACTTCCGGCTGCTGCTGCCCGTCATTGGCCGCCTCGTCTCCGGGGATGCCATGGCCTACTCCTACCTGCCGGCCTCGGTGGAGCAATTCCCTCCACGGGAGCAGTTCCTGGCCTGGATGCGCGAAGCAGGGCTGGCCGACGCCCATTGCCGTGAACTGAGTCTTGGCGTCTCCACCCTCTTCATCGGGACGCGTCTGACCGGACCGACCACGCTGGTCGAGGGGAACATCGCCGCACCTGATGAAACCACAGCCAGGCAGAAATTCTGACGGATTGGCCGGGTCGCCCGTCCATGCCGGTTTACACCGAGTCCTGTCAACGATATCCGAATATCTCAGTGTCAGCCCTGTTCGAAATCCGGCGTCCGGCCTGCTCCAATCTCTGTGCAGCAGGTTGTTAAGCTGTTGTGAGATATGCATATAGCAACCAAGGCTGGCTGGTCCATTCTTTGCAGTGCCATCATTCCCGATTGCTGTCACGCAACGGGTCCTACAGAAAGCCATCCTATCGCGTCAATTATTGAAAGGGTACCCGATGAGCAAGCAACTCCTGTTGACCCTGCTGGTGGCGGGCGTGGCCGGTGCGGCCGTCGTCACGCCGCCGGTGGTCCATCCCCAGGCCGCTGCGGGAAGGGTCATTCCGGTGACCGTCACGAATCTGGACACGGGCGTGTCCGAGCGTGTGGACCGCGACGTCTCCTATGATTTCAACGGCGACACCCAGGGCTGGAACAGCTTTGGCACCGGCCGCCAGGAGGATACCTGGCATGTGGAGCCGGTGGGACACGGCGGCACTTACACGAACACCTGGTGGAGCGCCAACGCCGGCGTGGGCGGCTACCTTAACAGCAGCTTCGTCTATCTGCAGACGCCGGCCATCAATCTGGCGGGGGCCGTCAACCCCACGCTCAGCTTCGCCCTGTACTACGCCACGGAAGCCCCGGGCGGCGAACCGGTGGGCTACAACGGCTGGGACGGCTGCAACGTGTGGGCCTCCACCAACGGCGGCGCCACCTGGAACGTGATCAGCGGCACCCCGGCCTACACGGCCAGCAGCTCCTACGCCTTCGGCGTGGAGTTCGGCATGGGGCCCAACATCCCGCAGTGGGGCGGCACGGCCGCGAACTGGGCCAACGCCAGCTTCAGCCTCAACTCCTTCGTGGGCCAGAGCGACGTGCGCCTGCGCTTCGTCATGTGCGCCGACCCGGCCTATGACTACACGGACAACCCGGCCATGACCGGCATGTGGGTGGACAACATCGTGGTGGCGGCGGCCGGCACCCTGTGGGCCGACGACGGCGTCAACAACACGGGCGGCGCTCCCGTCCACGGCTACTATGTCTACGGCAACGAATGGGCCCACACCGGACAGGAGTGGCGTTGCACCAATGGCGTCAACCTGGGCTGCTACGTGGTTAGTCCCTGGATCACCTACACCCCGCCCTCCATCATCGAGGTGGTGCAGGACATTCGTTGCGACCTGCCAGACAGCGACGGCAACAACGACGGCTTCCTTGAGGACTACTTCTACATCGAGTGGACAGCCGACGGCAGCACCTGGACGACCCTGACCTACGACTACACAGGCGCTTCGCGTCCGGACTGGCAGAACCAGTACTACACCTACACGAACAGCGACGTGTTCAACGGCGGCCTGCGCTTCACCCGTTCCACCGGCACCCAGGTCAAGCTGCGCTATCGCATCCGCACGGACGGCGACAACGATGGCGGCCAGGGCACCGGCCTCTGGGTGGACAACGTGGAGGTGACGACGGCCAACGTGCCGACCAACGACCTGGCCATGAAGAAGTTCTGGATCAACTATCCGCGCAACGTGGGCGTGACCCAGTATCCCAAGGGCGAGATTTCCAACGAGGGAGCCGCCCAGCAGACCAACGTGCGCGCCTCCTGGACCGTCTACAACGCCACGACCAACGCCGTGGTGAAGGCCCACTCTTTCATGAACAACACGGCGGCCACCATCGATCCACTCACCAGCATCCGCGTGGAGCAGACCTCGGCCGCACCAGCCACCTGGAAATGGACGCCGGCCACGGCCGAGAACTACACGGTGAAAGTCTACACCACGCTGGCCAGCGACGCCAACCGCGCCAATGACACCCTGACGGTGCCGGTGTCCGTCTTCGAACCCAACATCGGCTTCCTCCGGTACGACTACAGCACCTCTTCGGCCTGGACCCTTTCCCAGAACGACGGGGAGGACGGTGCCCTGGTCCGCTACGATCCCATCAGCGAGCCCTGGACGGCCCAGTTCCTCTTCGCCCGTCTCTACAGCCTCGTGGCGGGCGACCAGGTGAACATCGTGGTGCACGCCGCCGGCCCCAACGACGACACGCCGGGCGCCCTGCTGGGCGAGTACACGACCACGGTCACGGGCCCCGAGGACGTCTACCCCAACTACCTGATCCGCTACGTGGGCACCATTCCGCACCTGCGCTGCATGGACCAGCCGGTGTGGGTGGGCGTGCGCACCAACACCCACAACGTCACCGGCGTGGTGGGCCTCTCCGCGGATAACGGCGGCCCCTACTGGGTTGGTCATACCTACCGCTACGACTACGAGACCAACATCGCCACGCCCTGGAACGGCGACCTCAACATGTGGCTGCAGGTGGACTGGGGCGTCGAGTCCGAGATCCCCTTCACCATCGAGCT contains these protein-coding regions:
- a CDS encoding ubiquinone/menaquinone biosynthesis methyltransferase — translated: MADRSAEGTEADRLSRETGARRKAGVGAMFDRIAARYDLLNHLLSGGTDLLWRRHAVRALEVKAGGLYLDLAAGTGDYAFTILARQPDCRVLALDLAPRMLERMGEKARRRGLTERVCLLRGDGERLPLADASLDGLAIGYGIRNFPDKRQALLECGRVLKAGGRLAILELAGIPHPLLRRLFGLYFRLLLPVIGRLVSGDAMAYSYLPASVEQFPPREQFLAWMREAGLADAHCRELSLGVSTLFIGTRLTGPTTLVEGNIAAPDETTARQKF